Within the Laspinema palackyanum D2c genome, the region TGGATTGAATTCAGGATGCCGGGGGCCGACTGCAGGGAGAAGACGCTCAAGCGTGAATCCCCAGCAACTCAAAAAAGCCATCATCGAGTTCGTAACCGAGCATCTGAGAGAGAGAAATTAGCTTAGACTTACTGGGTACGCCATGTTCCTGCAAGAGGTTGGCGAGAGTAAAAATTTTGTTCATCAAGAAAATTTCCAACGCTTCAGGGTTGTATTGAATGCCCTCGGTGCGATGAAACTCGTGAGGGACTAACATGGCCACATAGCGGGCGAATTCCCCAGATTTGCGATCGAGTAGCAACGGCAACCAGGGATAGGTGGCATCTAAGCGGATAAACCACAGACGGATCTCAGGAATTTCCGAGAGTTCGCGGGGGTCCGAGGGATCCCGGGGATAATCGATTTCAAACTGCAAGGACAGATCCGGGTCAGTGAAGGGTTGATCTGGGGATAATTTAGCGATCGCCCCTTGGACGGGGGATAGGTCCAAATTGAGCAAACACTCGGAATTGAGGGCGATGGTAATTGTCATGAAACCAGGGGCAGCAGGTAGAACTAAAATCAGAAAACTTTAACGCAGGCGGTGAATCGGTAACCTATTTTACAGTATCAGCATCGGGTTGAGGGGTTGCAGATGGAGGATTCACCAATGGAACGATTCAACCCGGTGCACAACCGCCCCAAGGGAAGCCAGAGGGTGAGAGCCCGGGGTGATATCCTGAGCGATCGCCCACGGACAAACGAAGCCTACGATAGAATTATCTCAATCCTGTTAACGGGATGAGTCCGGTTCCCCCTCCTAAGTGACGACATCCTTGCCGACCTTCATCGCCCCAATCCCTAACTTCCTGGTTCGGTGAAACCCGCTATAACTATGAAAGGGGACAGGATACATCCTTAATTAATTGTGCCATTAAATGAATACCTCAACACAAAACTATGAAAAAACAGGTAGTATCCGTTAAACCCATTCGCTCCTTAGAAGATGCCCTCAATCGCTGCCAAAGTTTGGGAATGCGATTATCGCGACAGCGCCGCTTTATCCTAGAGTTGCTCTGGACTGAGCAAGAGCATCTTTCCGCTAGAGAAATTTACGATCGCCTCAATCGTGGGGGGAAGGAGATCGGACATACATCCGTTTACCAAAACCTCGAAGCTCTCTCCAACCAAGGAATTATCGAATGCATCGAACGCTCAGATGGTCGGTTGTATGGGAATATCAGCGATGCTCACAGTCACGTTAACTGCATCGACACCAATCAACTGCTGGACGTTCAGATCGAATTACCCGAGGAGTTAATCCGACAAGTCGAAGCCCAAACTGGGGTCCGGATTGTGGAATATCAAATTAATTTTTTCGGCTATCGGGATCAGCAATCCCATCCCCAACCCGAGAGTGTTCCAGACCCCGGGGCGATCGCCTAGAGCTTTCCGGGTCGGTATTCAATCAAGAGGGGCAGACATCGGCGTTCTTGTCCGAATCGATAGCGGTTTCTGGACTCATGAGGGACAGATAGGGCGAGCATTGAGCTTCCCTAGGATTGGGGATTTTTCAAGATGCTCCCCCGGACAAAACCTCCGCGAATCAGTGGGGGAACCGCTCTATCTAATTTTGCCCGAGATTTTTATTCAGGATACCGCTTGCCGAGATGGGTCAAAGTTTTCCGGGAAATGCCCCACTTTTATGAGTTTTTGATACCCGTTCCTAAAACTTCAAGCTAAACTGCTGATCTAAGTGGAACAAAATCGCTATAGACTTTAAACTTTTAGAACGACTTTGAGGTTGGGGTGGAATTTTGATAACAGTTCAGGGGTCTACATCATAGATTACCGGGGCGATCGCCCACTGGGTCAGAAGCGAAAAAAACTCTAGCCCCCCTACCCGGAAAATCACCATTGGGAAGTGATGCATGAACCAAGACGACAATCTATCCCCTAAATTGCTCCTTAATCTTATAAATTTCTAGGATGAGTGATCAGGGATATATCCCGCACGAGGCTTGTCACAGTGACCAACAGATGCTCCCGGTTTCAATCGGGAACGCTCAGAGCGGGTAAACGGTAAAAGCATTTGGTAAGGATGTATTTAAAAGACTCGGTTTTTAGCATGAATCTAAGCCATCAGGTAGAATCTAGGGTGATCCCCCAGGGAGCAAACGCGGTTTATATCCTAGGGGGTGGGTATCGCCTGCAAGTGTAACCCTCAAGGGTTGACTGACTCGAAAAGCAACGACACTGGAGAGACCCAATATTTTCCCGTCTCTACCCGGTAATCAAGAAGTAGAAAGATGTGCCAATACAAGTCGGCATTGTAGGGACAGGCTGAAGCAATGGTGAGAAAACAATTTGACCAATCCAGTACACAGCCAAACCACCGCATTCGGAGACGGCGGGATGGACGCATTAAAGGAGCGATCGCCCCTCGGTTATGGGGTGGGCGATCGCAACGCAATCACTCAGAAACCGGCGATACCGTAACCCAAGGAGCGGACTTGGCCCCACACAACCCGAAATCCGTCAAGGGGTGGGGCTGGAAATTCCGTCTTCCGCTCCCGAAAAAAATCACAAATCAGGATGAAAATCAGACAGGCGCGCTAGTCGCCACT harbors:
- a CDS encoding CRR6 family NdhI maturation factor translates to MTITIALNSECLLNLDLSPVQGAIAKLSPDQPFTDPDLSLQFEIDYPRDPSDPRELSEIPEIRLWFIRLDATYPWLPLLLDRKSGEFARYVAMLVPHEFHRTEGIQYNPEALEIFLMNKIFTLANLLQEHGVPSKSKLISLSQMLGYELDDGFFELLGIHA
- a CDS encoding Fur family transcriptional regulator, translated to MKKQVVSVKPIRSLEDALNRCQSLGMRLSRQRRFILELLWTEQEHLSAREIYDRLNRGGKEIGHTSVYQNLEALSNQGIIECIERSDGRLYGNISDAHSHVNCIDTNQLLDVQIELPEELIRQVEAQTGVRIVEYQINFFGYRDQQSHPQPESVPDPGAIA